Genomic DNA from Bryobacter aggregatus MPL3:
CAGACAGTTGCGGCCAAAGGTTGCTGTTGCCGCCTCGTCCAGACCGTAGAGCGATTTGGTCTCTTCGCTCTCCCGGCTGAGATCGACCGCCTCTGGGCCCGCGGCCTGCATCTTGTAGGCCAGCTCGTAGCTTTTCAAGCGCGCATCCAGTTCTGAGTCTTCCTGCTTGTCCGCACTCCAGTTTTGATTCAGTTGCGAGAGGAAATCGAGCTTGCTGCGCTGGCGTTCGGGCGTCTGTCCGAGGCCCAGTTTTGTGTTCAGGATCGGCGTGTCACCCTGGCGGAACAGCGTCCCCTGGTGCGTCGCCGGAAGAAAACCGGCAGACCAGTTCTTCGTGTTGCCAAGCGGATCTCTGTCGTCGATCAACACGGTAAAGGTGGGCAGATTCGTGTTGGCGCTGCCCAGGCCATAGTTGATCCAGGCCCCCATGCTGGGGCGGCCGGCGAGAATATCGCCCGTGTTCATCTGGCAGACGCTGCCGACGTGATTTAAGCCGTCGGCAACACAACTACGGACAATCGCCAGGTCGTCGGCATGGTTGGCGATGTGCGGATACCAGTCGCTGACCCAGGTGCCGCTTTGGCCATACTGCTTCCACTTGCGTGGTGAGCCGAGCAGCGAGTTGTTGCCGGTGCCCATCGCGGTGATGAGCTTGCCAAAGCTAGCTGGCATAGGTTGCCCGTGCAACTCATTGAGCTTCGGCTTCGGGTCAAACAGATCGATGTGGCTGGGCCCGCCTTCCATAAACAGGAAGATGACGGCCTTCGCCTTGGGCGTGTGGTGGGGCTTGGGATTCTGTTCCGCCGCGAGCATCGAAGAGAAGGCCATCGCAGCCAATCCGCTTCCACCTTGCATCAGGAATTGCCGGCGCTTGTGCAGTGACATTCAGGATCCCTTCTCTAGTTGATATACAGAA
This window encodes:
- a CDS encoding DUF1501 domain-containing protein, with product MSLHKRRQFLMQGGSGLAAMAFSSMLAAEQNPKPHHTPKAKAVIFLFMEGGPSHIDLFDPKPKLNELHGQPMPASFGKLITAMGTGNNSLLGSPRKWKQYGQSGTWVSDWYPHIANHADDLAIVRSCVADGLNHVGSVCQMNTGDILAGRPSMGAWINYGLGSANTNLPTFTVLIDDRDPLGNTKNWSAGFLPATHQGTLFRQGDTPILNTKLGLGQTPERQRSKLDFLSQLNQNWSADKQEDSELDARLKSYELAYKMQAAGPEAVDLSRESEETKSLYGLDEAATATFGRNCLLARRLVERGVRFVELYCGSGSGWDAHNNIEGNHGRWCKASDKPIAGLLTDLKRRGMLNDTLIVWGGEFGRTPFNEKGDGRDHNPWGFTMFFAGGGVQGGQTIGATDEIGLRAVEKASHVHDIHASILWLMGLDHKRLTYMHNGRAERPTIVGGETMVPELWGEKRKA